Sequence from the Nilaparvata lugens isolate BPH chromosome 10, ASM1435652v1, whole genome shotgun sequence genome:
ATCAGTGAGTAAACCTGTTGCATTCCTCTGGAATGTAAAATAATCTCAACTTTCGTGTTGACATAGTAACTATTAGTTGCGTGTGAAACTTGTATTGTTTATAATTTGAAGAAGAAGTAATAACAACTTATTTCCACGTATTACTTTTAAGACAAGTGTTGAATTCTATTCCGATAATTTCACGTAAGTAGAACCATAAAACActatatataattatgttaataaaaACTATAGACAATACATAGGCTgcatataataaaaaatatataattattattatataattaaaacCTACATGATACATGTCGTTGAATAAACTGATCTACGAAaccttttttatttctttactgCAATTATTTACTACTTGCTCcaataataacaatacaatattgtctCTTGGAAgggaaaatacaattcaaaaattattgaattgtgaAGAAATTGATATAATGTAATTGCAACATCATAAAACACACACTATCATCAAGCTAATCATTAGTAAGTTTAAACTCCATGAAAATTTGTCCATGgtttttttaattcttttaataaaaatgagatgaaaaatataagttttATATTATAACACATACCGGTAGTGTATTACCGCGAGTTTGATGAATCAGTTATTACTACCGTActgtattttatcaaaaaagttACTTAATTCggtatttatttcataatttcgTGAAAAATTCATACGTCTCATGAAAGTAGTTCTCCTCAGGAAAAAACTATTATGTCTTTAAACTAGTGATAAAGTAATGAAATGGAAAATGTACAGatagtttttataaaattcCACTAGAGTTGTTTGGAATAGAATTTCTGATGGATAGACTATTTTGATAGATGGTCAATGTAGATATACAtgataagatgatgatgataatgattttgtatGACTAAAGTTAATGAAGGAAATTTATAATGACAATACACAATTCATCTCTTATCAAGTAAACCGCATTTACACTTTCAAATACAACGGCACAGTAAAAGTAGGCTATAATGGAGAATGGTTATGCTATGTAAGTTTAGGCAAATTTTTTTACcgttataaaataatagaattatttgaaacactgattttaaaattaatattatatgcaAAAAAGATTCTCTCATTGAGAATGTTTATTGGAATAGTCAtagttttgaatgaaataatattattcatgatgaaGTACGGTAAGTTATAAAAGTTGAAATGCTTGACAATCGTTATTTGATTCCTCTAAAGCAATGGAGGTGAATAGATAAGCATATCATATCTGATTATTGCAACatctataaataaatactggtaCCATAGACCTGAATAAaagtattattttgaattttgttatcacatccacaatattaaaaattatccaAACTTCCCTTCCGATACTTAATCTAACAACTTATCTCATTTTATCATGTTGATTCTCCTAAATTTTAATGATCGAATGAAAGAGTAAAAACTTGGCTCATTCCTGTTCTTACGCTGGTTGCTGGCAAGTTGTGAATATTATTCTACTTAGAAATGATATCGTCTGGTTTTTGCTATCCATATTTTTATGGTTACTTTCCCATGAATGTACCTCCGCCACTTCCTCCCATAAACAGGTAGGTAGTATATGCTACCgtgtttgatttttcaaaaagtacTTAATACGGAATTAAAGAAGTAGTGTAACTTGTGACTGTACACCtataactgaatatttattttagaatgtaTTAATACGTATATACTAATGAATAGTAGAAGTGTATTTACATAGTGATGAGCTTGTAGCAATACGTTATAGAAAAATAACTATTCATAGCTGATACTACAGAGTGAAAAGTTAATATGCATTGCATGATTAGTTACCGGTATGTTattacatgaactttttgaaatataCTTGTTAATACAATCAGAGAActttttatttgtaaattaattaggTAATAATGATTCAGTTGAAGTAAACATATTATTTAAGGATTATGAATATGATATGCTCAAATCATAAATGTTGGTAAATATCTAATCTGCTTGTATAGTAATATAATgctaacataatattatataaattgtaaCCATTTTTGTTTGGGcgactcttaattattataaagaaataaaaatgaaaaaatcaagcacccttctttaaaaaaatttactcacaacatgtttcaaccaacagtaatgtcattttcaagtgagtcaCTTGACCTATACTAAAGCAATGGagtcacttgaaaatgacatgactgttgaaacatgttgtaagtaaaacattttttaatgaAGGGTGCttgcattttttatttttattttttgatgtaTGAATTGTGCATCGAAGTATTTCTGGGAATAAAtagttataatatattaaactAGTGTTTTAAAACTAAGTGGATTCCTCTTCTACAATATCCCAAAAACTCAATCATTCACTATCACAATAATTAACCCTTTCTATCccaatttatgaaaaaacaagatgaaaaaattattctggtgtttttatgtttcaaaacactcttaaaaatgagaaaataatttttcccaAATTTTTCTCACCCTCCAGGGGCCCCTAGGGGTTTGTTGTTTTAAAACAACATTGGGACATCTGGGTCATTTCAAATACGTATAGTAAAAAATTTTGGTTTTGCATTAGAAATATCAATGGTACTTTCATCATGCTTTATTCAAGGAAAGGTGAATGATTTCATTATGGAATCATtcctaatcaataatttttttcttgatttgaGAAAAACCAAtgagtcctgtaatacaggactgCTGACTCAGTTAATGATTTAGATTGCACAGGTAAAACagacttttgaaaataaattggagagAATCTTACCTGTACATTCTCTTGTAGAGGATCAGCAATAATATTACTGTCCGGTATCTTGATTTctaaaaaactattcaactcaTCTTCAGGAAGATTCATGAGTTTGTCTAAATCTCCATTATCCAAGATTTTGTACATTATAACGAAACACAATCAtccacaataattcaataaacaataactcCACGAACGCGTTTGAAAACTGAAacacaataacataacctcaaagtcTCCTCACATGTGACTCCTCTAACAGCCCAATGTTGTTCTAAAACAACAgacataaaattttgaatataaatgatatttttgttcaagtttCTATTCCTCTGACTGATATttcatcataaaataataaacaattatatggatattttttattcttattttcagttctttagaattttataaaaaattataaaaaccgAAGAAAATTGTCACATTGAAGTGTTGGTACAATTGGATATGACAGCTGCTTTTTCAGAAATTAGACTGCATTTGAGTGCTCTCTAGTGGTATAATACTAAACTAGACTAATGTAGCTTTCAAACAAGGCCAGTAGATGGCAGATTCATTCAATCACTGATCCAATAGACATCATAGAAAGTCATGTTGTTCGGGAACAACAGTGGGATAGAAAGGGTTAATGTTCATTCAAGCCATATATTTCACCATTATACTTAAGCCATTATATTTTCATTGCAAACCAACATAAATGGTATTGTTGTTAATTGTGATAATTTTCAATCCCTCTATTCACTATTAAAGAGGCAATTTGCATACCCTGCTAGTAAATTACTTATTTGACACTGCAAAGTGggattcatctattcatttaaataaatgtttgttTTAGATCAAGCGGTAACCTGGCTGTGATGAATGGTTACCAGGCTATCAATGGACGAGGAATTCAGCATTCGAAGAGCAGTGGCAATGTACTTCATGCTATCAATCAGTCTAAGTCCAGTGCAAATATCACACAAACTGCTCAGACCAAGgtgattagaaaaaaattaaaatgaaatcaatgaatactAACACAGAGAAAAAGCGTGTACTAGTATGTGCTTATTCTACATACCAAATGGGCGTGCATTGATTTATAGACccaaacttgaaaaattaagaacgttgtaaattattatttaatgcgctgaaatttaatgaaaaatctcTCAACACAAGCGCAGTATAAAGATTTCTACAAAATGTAgcactattataattttaaaattaatttctaaaCTTACTCTAAACACAAAAAACAAGTAAATTGTTAGTAAATAAAGAAACAagtaaaaaaaagagaaaatgcaTACTTGTCAAATATTATGTTTGTTATAAAAACTCAAGCCagtatatcaaaattatttagaagCAAATCATTGCATAGGAGTAAAACCTGTGCGGTGTGTTTATGTAAACAAGAGTCCCATATTATGAAgtttaattcataaaaaaaacaaaaaaagttTAATTTGTTATGGACAATATAACAGTTTATTGACAAATAAAAATCTACTCAACAAATTTGACACGGCAATCGATTGAATGAATCCAAAATTAAAGCATAAATAGTATAAAATCAGTTCTAGTCAGTAACACCGCTAGGATTTCTATAATAAAACTCTCTATGCAGATCTCTAGGAAACTCTCCTGTCTGAATCTGTTCATCCCACTTCTCCACCCAACTGAAAGGACAGAGAGAGGTGTAGCACCTCTTAAAATAGTTGCACTCTTTTGCTTCTTCACCCAACAAATGAGTGCAACGATGGAAATCTATGAACATTTGATAGCACCATTTAGTTATGTTGGTTTGCTGGAACCGAGGATCCCTGGGGCATGTGTACAAATCTGGTAATACCTCTTCCTCAACTTTTTCTTTCTTGGGTGGTTCTTCAGTTGCATCTACCACTTTGGGAATGCATATCATTCCATCAATCTCCACAGCTTCTGGGTTATCATCAAATCCTCTGTTTGTATCCATTTTTGAAATGAAGTAAAAAagttatttagaatttagattatGTTCAACTCAGTTTAATCTCAACTCTATGTTGTTTTCAAATACAAAAACTGTAATTGCAGTGGTTGTGATGTGGTAACCTTGGATACATCACATCTGCATACAGTACCGTATTTAAACAGCAGTTTAAACTTTCAAGTTTGTCTCTCAGTCTTAGCTCAGCTTCTCATAAATTTATCTCTTATCATCAATCAAAGGCATATTAGCTtgtactacagtaactatattacccacagtatggccattgactgtcacgcttctgattggttagctcggtcacatggtacaaatccgccattaagattccaaacaaactttcaagttctaTCTTATAGCATTTGacatttggaacttatcacttatttta
This genomic interval carries:
- the LOC111052934 gene encoding cytochrome c oxidase subunit 6b-3, producing the protein MDTNRGFDDNPEAVEIDGMICIPKVVDATEEPPKKEKVEEEVLPDLYTCPRDPRFQQTNITKWCYQMFIDFHRCTHLLGEEAKECNYFKRCYTSLCPFSWVEKWDEQIQTGEFPRDLHREFYYRNPSGVTD